Sequence from the Thermocaproicibacter melissae genome:
GGTCACGCGCCATAAGAGCAAGCGCTGCTGTCAAGCCGCCGCCGGCGCTTGGGCCCGCAATGGCAATTCTTGAGCGATCAATTTTAAGATCAGAGGCGCTGTCGGCTACCCATTTTAAGGCTGCATAGGAATCCTCGACGGCTGCTGGATAAGTATGCTCCGGCGCAAGACGATAATCCACTTGCACAACGACACAGTTTACGTCGAGCACAAAGCGTTCACAGATGCCGTCTTCGTACTCCGGTTTGCCCAAAACATAACCGCCGCCATGACTCCAAAACAGCGCTGGAAGCAATTCCTGCGTACGGTTAATCGGCTCATAGATCCTCACGGTAAGTGGGCAATCGGGGCCTTGTATTGTGCGTGTAGTGATTTTCACATCCGCAGAGTGTTCCGTCGGAACCGGCGGAGAGAGGCGAGCTGCTTCAACTCCATCCTTCTCCAAGTCAATGATGGGGGCTGCGTTCAGAATCGGTTGCAGTTCTTCTAATACGGTATCTTTCATGGGTAAGACTTCCTTATCTGCATTTTTAGAAGAGGTAATTAGAAGCGACAGCCATACAGAGGGACCTGTCTATTTGGGGTATGTAGAGCTTCTCTTTCCATTTCACAATTTCATCCTGCATGCACTCTTGCTGTCAAAAAGCTGTCGCTTCCAACAAGAAAACTGTGAGCTAAGGGTAGATAATACGGTTTTTGTCACAATATCCGCGACAATAACTGCTTTTACTAAGCAAAAAACATTATTTTACTGCGCCTGCTACAATTCCCTTGATGATATATTTCTGCAAAAATAGATACAGCATTAGTACCAGCATTGTCATAATCAACCCTGCCATTAGCGGAGTGAAGTCAACGCTGTAGGAAGAAAAGAAATTAAAAGTCGAAAGCGGAAGTGTGCGCAGCTCGGGCGATTGGAGCACAAGGCTCGGGAGCAAATAGTCGTTCCA
This genomic interval carries:
- a CDS encoding alpha/beta hydrolase, translating into MKDTVLEELQPILNAAPIIDLEKDGVEAARLSPPVPTEHSADVKITTRTIQGPDCPLTVRIYEPINRTQELLPALFWSHGGGYVLGKPEYEDGICERFVLDVNCVVVQVDYRLAPEHTYPAAVEDSYAALKWVADSASDLKIDRSRIAIAGPSAGGGLTAALALMARDRGEVPILIQLLLYPMLDDRNETPSSYEINMKTMPRAWNRENNIAAWKLYLGKDFGDEVPPYAAPARAKDLTDLPPAYFCVGQQDPFRDEDIEYAARLARAGVSVEFHMYPGCFHGFDFIANRAEICERCRRDYITALKRAFDRAAGKK